A genome region from Trachemys scripta elegans isolate TJP31775 chromosome 2, CAS_Tse_1.0, whole genome shotgun sequence includes the following:
- the GGH gene encoding LOW QUALITY PROTEIN: gamma-glutamyl hydrolase (The sequence of the model RefSeq protein was modified relative to this genomic sequence to represent the inferred CDS: inserted 2 bases in 1 codon) yields the protein MAMPFWLHRGSPCRPFXQSPFLWRSPAAELRFPGCSPGKAVPAPQEGRCALGTAAPYSRRASAGPGGGEGVMLRYSGPRSPPGVCLLLLLLCANALASVVSRSRRGGSNEKPIIGILAQECDFTSFHRFGSSYIAASYVKFLESAGARVVPIRLNRSEEEYDKIFQSINGVLFPGGGVDLKTSEYSRTARIFYNKALKANDKGDYFPVWGTCLGYEELTYLTSGEILLTWTNTEDFAFPLNFTTAAKDSRMFKNFPDDLLQKLATESLTAHFHHWSLSVQNFTQNAKLRNFYKVLTTNTHADVEFISTMEAYKYPIYGVQWHPEKNPFEWKNSSGIPHSASAMKVAYYVADFLVNEARKSLHHFPNKGEETKALIYNYTPVFTGIFSPFEQVYFFD from the exons GGGGAGTCCATGTCGCCCCTT GCAGAGCCCGTTCCTTTGGCGGAGCCCCGCAGCGGAACTACGTTTCCCAGGGTGCAGCCCGGGGAAGGCGGTGCCCGCCCCGCAGGAAGGGCGGTGCGCTCTGGGCACTGCTGCACCGTACAGCCGCAGAGCCAGTGCGGGGCCGGGCGGCGGCGAGGGAGTCATGCTGCGCTACTCCGGGCCACGCTCCCCGCCGGGCgtctgcctcctgctgctcctcctctgcGCCAATGCTCTGGCCTCCGTGGTGTCgcggagccgccgggggggcagCAACGAGAAACCCATTATTG GGATATTGGCACAGGAGTGTGACTTTACAAGTTTCCATAGATTTGGAAGTTCCTACATTGCTGCTTCATATGTGAAGTTCCTAGAATCTGCTGGTGCACGAGTTGTGCCAATAAG ACTAAATCGTTCAGAAGAAGAGTATGATAAGATTTTCCAGTCTATTAATGG GGTACTTTTCCCAGGAGGTGGTGTTGATCTTAAGACCTCAGAATATTCTAGGACTGCTAGGATATTTTACAACAAGGCACTAAAG GCTAATGATAAAGGAGACTATTTTCCTGTATGGGGAACATGTCTGGGATATGAAGAGCTTACATACCTCACCAGTGGGGAGATTTTACTGACTTGGACTAATACTGAGGATTTTGCATTCCCACTGAACTTTACTACAG CTGCAAAAGACAGCAGGATGTTCAAGAATTTTCCAGATGACTTGTTGCAAAAACTTGCCACTGAGTCTTTGACAGCACACTTTCATCACTGGAGCCTCTCCGTGCAG aatttCACACAGAATGCGAAGCTACGCAATTTCTATAAGGTTCTGACAACTAACACCCATGCAGACGTGGAGTTTATATCGACAATGGAAG CATATAAATACCCTATTTATGGTGTCCAGTGGCATCCAGAGAAAAATCCTTTTGAATGGAAGAACTCATCAGGCATACCACATTCTGCATCAGCTATGAAAGTTGCATATTACGTAGCTGATTTCTTAGTGAATGAAG cCCGGAAGAGCCTGCACCATTTTCCTAATAAGGGTGAAGAGACCAAAGCATTGATTTACAATTATACCCCTGTTTTTACTGGTATATTTTCTCCATTTGAGCAAGTCTATTTTTTTGATTGA